A window of Ptychodera flava strain L36383 chromosome 1, AS_Pfla_20210202, whole genome shotgun sequence contains these coding sequences:
- the LOC139130664 gene encoding 3'-5' ssDNA/RNA exonuclease TatD-like has protein sequence MNWDIPEKPRINPPNTPAVMVQWRVMSALVHDLDPADRDQVRRWTGKGAQERPRPPAAAAAKVPGSLTMIPAGYQREAKPTRETSLPRTQVAAASQGAEHPTTAPRYGWEAELSQESPLPKAMDSHFHLDRTVKQLRKGSRVTTSAQLVSACPSVRPEVPVQVVGGVEVYCDPETFPEDLTREPGWKIAIGLHPKAAVGAGNQVLQEIRRLVASPHVAALGEIGLDRTVGSDKWTKQEDVFRELLSMANPAKPVILHLRGAAGDKYACDTHALALVTVKEMCDSTKLIHIHNFAGELRTLRRWRQAFRHCYFSFSAMVADFDDRQVEALRDVPLDRILLETDSPYLMPRPDQRYNTPAYIGDVAQEVIRHRGGDIKRLLHTAMSNTRCLYGD, from the coding sequence ATGAACTGGGACATCCCAGAGAAGCCCCGCATCAACCCACCGAATACTCCGGCTGTCATGGTCCAATGGAGAGTCATGTCGGCTCTGGTACATGACCTTGACCCAGCGGACCGTGACCAGGTACGGCGTTGGACTGGCAAGGGAGCCCAGGAGCGCCCTCGCCCACCAGCAGCAGCCGCCGCCAAAGTGCCAGGGAGTCTAACGATGATCCCAGCAGGTTACCAACGGGAAGCCAAGCCCACCAGGGAGACATCACTTCCTCGCACACAGGTGGCAGCAGCCAGTCAGGGAGCAGAACACCCGACGACGGCCCCAAGGTACGGATGGGAAGCGGAACTTAGCCAGGAATCTCCACTTCCGAAAGCCATGGATTCGCATTTTCACTTGGATCGGACAGTGAAACAACTCAGGAAAGGCAGCCGAGTGACAACGTCAGCTCAACTCGTCTCGGCCTGCCCAAGCGTCCGACCCGAAGTGCCAGTCCAAGTGGTTGGAGGAGTGGAGGTATACTGTGACCCGGAAACCTTCCCCGAAGACCTGACGCGGGAACCAGGGTGGAAGATTGCCATCGGCCTCCACCCCAAAGCCGCCGTCGGAGCAGGCAACCAGGTACTGCAGGAGATCCGACGCCTGGTTGCATCCCCACACGTCGCCGCTCTAGGGGAAATCGGACTCGACAGAACCGTGGGCAGCGACAAGTGGACGAAACAAGAGGACGTCTTCAGGGAACTCCTGAGCATGGCCAACCCCGCCAAACCAGTCATCTTACACCTCAGAGGCGCGGCGGGGGATAAGTACGCCTGTGATACTCACGCCCTGGCCCTGGTAACCGTCAAGGAGATGTGCGACTCGACCAAGCTCATCCATATCCATAACTTCGCGGGAGAGCTGCGCACCCTTCGTAGATGGCGCCAGGCGTTCCGCCACTGCTATTTCAGTTTCTCGGCAATGGTGGCGGACTTCGACGACAGGCAAGTTGAGGCCCTGAGGGACGTCCCCCTGGACCGGATCCTCCTGGAGACGGATTCGCCGTATCTTATGCCACGGCCCGACCAGCGATACAACACCCCCGCATACATCGGTGACGTGGCGCAGGAGGTCATAAGACATCGAGGTGGAGACATCAAGCGCCTCCTGCATACGGCCATGAGCAACACCCGCTGTCTCTATGGGGACTAG